A window of Rubricoccus marinus contains these coding sequences:
- a CDS encoding acyl-CoA carboxylase subunit beta: MPDTQTDADAPLDPFADLDRRREEARAGGGEARIARQHEKGKLSARERLDILLDPGSFQELGQFVRHQAVGFGLERQRPYGDGVVTGWGSIDGRMVYVYSQDFTVFGGSLGLAHARKIVQLMELALENGAPVIGLNDSGGARIQEGVAALGGYADLFLQNTLASGVVPQISAILGPCAGGAVYSPAITDFTFMARGTSYMFVTGPNVVKTVTNEVVTQEELGGADTHASRSGVAHRAFANEAALLLGIRELMGYLPSNCEDPVPLAPEAAPESVDLDGIIPESPSTPYDIHDVIRGVVDAKSFFEIHPDFAENIVVGFARLGGRSVGIVANQPAVLAGVLDIDASVKAARFVRFCDAFNIPLVVFEDVPGFMPGTDQEWNGIIRHGAKLLYAFCEATVPKVTVITRKAYGGAYDVMNSKHIRADLNLAWPSAEIAVMGPKGAVEIIRKREIAAADDPAAAEEQFTEEYRERFANPYVAAERGYVDDVIRPSETRQRLISAMTMLQNKVQKLPRKKHGNLPL, from the coding sequence ATGCCCGACACGCAGACCGACGCCGACGCCCCTCTCGACCCCTTTGCCGACCTCGACCGGCGCCGCGAAGAAGCCCGCGCCGGAGGCGGCGAGGCCCGCATCGCGCGGCAGCACGAGAAGGGCAAGCTGAGCGCGCGCGAGCGGCTCGACATCTTGCTCGATCCCGGCTCGTTCCAGGAGCTCGGCCAGTTCGTCCGTCACCAAGCCGTCGGCTTCGGCCTGGAGCGCCAGAGGCCCTACGGCGACGGCGTCGTGACCGGCTGGGGCAGCATCGACGGGCGGATGGTGTACGTCTACTCCCAGGACTTCACCGTTTTCGGCGGCTCGCTCGGGCTGGCGCACGCGCGCAAAATCGTGCAGCTGATGGAGCTCGCGCTGGAGAACGGCGCGCCCGTGATCGGCCTCAACGACTCCGGCGGCGCGCGCATCCAGGAAGGCGTGGCGGCGCTCGGCGGCTACGCCGACCTGTTCCTGCAGAACACCCTCGCCTCTGGCGTCGTGCCGCAGATCTCGGCCATCCTCGGGCCGTGCGCCGGCGGCGCGGTCTACAGCCCCGCGATCACGGACTTCACGTTTATGGCGCGCGGCACGAGCTACATGTTCGTGACCGGCCCCAACGTGGTCAAAACCGTCACCAACGAGGTGGTCACGCAAGAGGAGCTGGGCGGCGCCGACACGCACGCGAGCCGCTCCGGCGTGGCGCACCGCGCGTTCGCGAACGAGGCCGCGCTGCTGCTCGGCATCCGCGAGCTCATGGGCTACCTCCCCTCCAACTGCGAGGACCCCGTGCCTCTGGCGCCAGAGGCCGCGCCGGAGTCGGTGGACCTGGACGGCATCATCCCGGAGTCGCCCAGCACGCCGTACGACATCCATGACGTGATCCGAGGCGTCGTGGACGCGAAGAGCTTTTTCGAGATCCACCCGGACTTTGCCGAGAACATCGTCGTCGGCTTCGCGCGGCTCGGTGGCCGCAGCGTCGGCATCGTGGCCAACCAGCCGGCCGTCCTCGCGGGCGTGCTGGACATCGACGCGAGCGTCAAGGCCGCGCGCTTCGTCCGCTTCTGCGACGCGTTCAACATCCCGCTCGTCGTGTTCGAGGACGTGCCCGGCTTCATGCCCGGAACGGACCAGGAGTGGAATGGCATCATCCGCCATGGCGCCAAGCTGCTCTACGCCTTCTGCGAGGCGACCGTGCCCAAGGTGACCGTCATCACGCGCAAGGCCTACGGCGGCGCGTACGACGTGATGAACTCCAAGCACATCCGCGCCGACCTCAACCTCGCGTGGCCGAGCGCCGAGATCGCCGTCATGGGCCCGAAAGGAGCCGTCGAGATCATCCGCAAGCGTGAGATCGCCGCGGCGGACGACCCGGCCGCAGCCGAGGAGCAGTTCACCGAGGAGTACCGCGAGCGGTTCGCCAACCCGTACGTCGCCGCCGAGCGAGGCTACGTGGACGACGTGATCCGCCCGAGCGAGACGCGCCAGAGGCTGATCTCGGCGATGACGATGCTCCAGAACAAGGTGCAGAAGCTGCCCCGGAAGAAGCACGGCAACCTCCCGCTGTAG